In Deferribacteraceae bacterium V6Fe1, one genomic interval encodes:
- the aspS gene encoding aspartate--tRNA ligase has translation MLTQMGNWRRTHSCGELCGKDVGKEVILMGWVQRRRDHGGVIFIDLRDKEGITQVVLNPEINSEVHSLGENIRSEYVIAVKGVVEHRPEGTVNEKLKTGEIEIIVSELKILNKSLPLPFMIEDTVNIGEDIRLKYRYLDLRRPTLKNNIITRHNLTRTIREYLYNKGFLDIETPFLTKSTPEGARDYLVPSRVNPGKFYALPQSPQMFKQLLMVSGFERYFQIVRCFRDEDLRADRQPEFTQLDMEMSFIDKEDLMKLIEGLFVEIFDKVVGMKIQTPFPVMSYAEAMEKYGHDAPDTRFELYLKTITELFENTEFKVFRDVIKSGGVVKAVNAKGAGSFSRKDIDDLTSFVTSLGAKGLAYIKITEDGMNSPILKFLGEETVNKIIEIMDGKPNDIIFFGAGDKKTVNLYMSKLRLELGKRLGLIDKDKYSFVWVVDFPLLEWDEEEKRYAAVHHPFTAPLDEDLELFDTDPGKIRAKAYDLVLNGSEIGGGSIRIHRSDIQQKMFDTLGLTKEECEQKFGFFIDALKYGTPPHGGIAFGVDRIASIICKADSIRDVIAFPKTQKATDMMSDAPNYVDEKQLKELYIKLDIIEKE, from the coding sequence GTGCTTACACAAATGGGTAATTGGAGAAGAACGCATAGTTGCGGTGAGTTATGCGGTAAAGATGTTGGTAAAGAAGTTATTTTAATGGGTTGGGTTCAAAGAAGAAGAGACCATGGCGGTGTAATATTTATTGACCTCAGGGATAAGGAAGGTATTACACAAGTTGTTTTAAATCCTGAAATAAACAGTGAAGTGCATAGCTTAGGGGAGAATATCAGGAGTGAGTATGTTATTGCTGTTAAGGGTGTTGTTGAGCACAGACCCGAAGGGACAGTTAACGAAAAGCTCAAAACAGGGGAGATAGAAATTATTGTTTCTGAGCTTAAAATATTAAACAAATCTCTTCCTCTTCCGTTTATGATAGAAGACACTGTAAATATCGGTGAGGATATCAGACTAAAGTACAGGTATCTTGACTTAAGAAGACCTACTTTAAAAAACAACATAATTACAAGACACAATCTTACGAGAACAATCAGAGAGTATCTGTATAATAAAGGTTTTTTAGATATTGAAACTCCATTTTTGACAAAAAGTACGCCTGAGGGTGCAAGAGACTATTTGGTCCCAAGTAGAGTTAATCCCGGCAAATTTTATGCATTGCCTCAATCTCCGCAGATGTTTAAACAGCTTTTGATGGTTTCGGGTTTTGAGAGATATTTCCAAATTGTAAGATGTTTTAGAGACGAGGATTTAAGAGCCGACAGACAGCCTGAATTTACTCAGCTTGATATGGAGATGTCTTTTATCGACAAAGAAGATTTGATGAAACTTATTGAAGGGCTTTTTGTAGAAATCTTCGATAAAGTCGTTGGTATGAAGATTCAGACCCCATTTCCTGTAATGAGCTATGCTGAGGCAATGGAAAAGTATGGACATGATGCTCCTGATACAAGATTCGAGTTATATTTGAAAACAATAACTGAGCTTTTTGAAAATACAGAGTTTAAAGTATTTAGAGATGTTATAAAATCCGGCGGTGTCGTAAAAGCGGTAAATGCTAAAGGCGCAGGCAGTTTTTCAAGAAAAGATATTGATGACCTTACAAGTTTTGTTACTTCACTTGGTGCAAAAGGGCTTGCATATATTAAAATTACCGAAGATGGTATGAATTCGCCTATTTTGAAATTTTTAGGTGAAGAGACAGTGAATAAGATAATTGAAATAATGGATGGCAAGCCAAATGATATTATCTTCTTTGGGGCTGGCGATAAGAAAACAGTTAACTTGTATATGTCAAAGCTGAGACTTGAGCTTGGTAAAAGGCTTGGATTGATAGACAAAGATAAGTACTCTTTTGTTTGGGTGGTTGATTTCCCTCTTCTTGAATGGGATGAAGAAGAAAAGAGATATGCAGCAGTTCACCACCCGTTTACAGCACCGCTTGATGAAGATTTAGAGTTGTTTGATACTGACCCAGGTAAAATTAGGGCAAAGGCTTATGACCTTGTGTTGAATGGCTCAGAAATCGGCGGAGGAAGTATAAGGATACATCGTAGTGACATCCAGCAAAAAATGTTTGATACATTAGGCCTGACTAAAGAGGAATGTGAGCAAAAGTTTGGATTTTTTATAGATGCACTGAAATACGGTACACCTCCTCACGGCGGGATTGCTTTTGGAGTGGATAGGATAGCGTCTATTATATGCAAGGCTGATTCTATAAGGGATGTAATTGCATTTCCAAAGACTCAGAAGGCTACAGATATGATGTCAGATGCACCAAACTATGTTGATGAAAAGCAGCTCAAAGAGCTGTATATTAAGCTTGATATTATAGAAAAAGAATAA
- a CDS encoding histidine--tRNA ligase, with protein MFRKVKGFRDIFGVEVKYWELVETIAKDTFGSFGFNEFKLPILEKVEVFDRGIGASTDIVEKEMFVFKDRNDEILALRPEGTASLVRAFIENNLQNPPGVKKYYYYGPMFRRERPQKGRFRQFYQLGIEVFGSSSPLTDADVINLLYTFFLKCKIQDFLTLEINSVGCPECRPIYRENLIAFLKDKKDELCADCKRRLDTNPLRILDCKIETCKSITKNAPLMIDYLCGSCNEHFGETKKYLDDMGIEYVVNPKIVRGLDYYVRTAFEMTTTALGASSAVGAGGRYDGLIKTLGGPDIPGIGFAIGVDRLVNIMMQKDFNINESIDAYCIIFDRERLKDILPVINDLRRNSLSVEFDYELASVKSQIKKADKSNASFALFFGEDELNKGVVTVKNMKTSTQCEVKIENLAEFIKGELA; from the coding sequence TTGTTTAGAAAAGTTAAGGGTTTTAGGGATATTTTCGGAGTGGAAGTTAAATATTGGGAGTTGGTTGAGACCATCGCAAAAGATACTTTTGGAAGTTTTGGTTTCAACGAATTTAAACTGCCCATATTGGAGAAAGTTGAAGTCTTTGACAGAGGTATTGGAGCTTCAACAGATATAGTTGAAAAAGAGATGTTTGTATTTAAAGATAGAAATGACGAAATACTCGCCTTAAGGCCGGAGGGGACTGCTTCGTTGGTGCGTGCTTTCATAGAGAATAATCTGCAAAACCCTCCGGGAGTAAAAAAATATTACTATTATGGCCCGATGTTTCGAAGAGAAAGACCACAAAAAGGCAGATTCAGACAATTTTATCAACTTGGTATCGAAGTTTTCGGGAGCTCTTCCCCTTTGACAGATGCTGATGTTATAAATCTTCTTTATACTTTTTTTCTCAAGTGCAAAATACAAGATTTTCTTACCCTTGAAATAAACAGTGTAGGCTGTCCGGAATGCAGACCTATATATAGGGAAAATCTTATCGCATTTTTGAAGGATAAAAAAGATGAGCTTTGTGCTGATTGTAAGAGAAGGCTCGATACCAATCCCTTAAGAATATTGGATTGTAAAATTGAGACATGCAAAAGTATCACGAAAAATGCTCCTCTCATGATAGATTACCTTTGTGGTTCATGTAACGAACATTTTGGCGAAACAAAAAAATATTTGGATGACATGGGGATTGAATACGTTGTCAACCCTAAAATAGTAAGAGGGCTTGACTATTATGTGAGGACGGCTTTTGAGATGACTACTACTGCCCTTGGGGCAAGCAGTGCAGTCGGTGCCGGAGGTAGATATGACGGCCTTATAAAAACTCTTGGCGGACCTGATATTCCGGGTATCGGGTTTGCGATAGGGGTTGATAGGCTTGTAAATATAATGATGCAAAAAGATTTTAACATAAATGAATCCATTGATGCTTATTGCATTATTTTTGACAGGGAGAGATTAAAGGATATACTCCCAGTAATTAATGATCTTAGGAGAAATAGTTTATCGGTTGAGTTCGATTATGAGCTTGCATCTGTCAAATCACAGATTAAAAAGGCTGATAAGTCAAATGCGTCATTTGCATTATTTTTCGGTGAAGATGAGTTAAATAAAGGGGTTGTTACCGTAAAGAATATGAAAACTTCAACTCAGTGTGAAGTTAAAATAGAAAATCTGGCAGAATTCATAAAGGGTGAATTGGCATAA
- the folK gene encoding 2-amino-4-hydroxy-6-hydroxymethyldihydropteridine diphosphokinase yields MSQKKVILNLGSNLGDKSSNLSRALKHISKISQVEKVSRVYASKSMLMDNQDRYFNVSAVVSTALSPFDLLEALQSVEKRMGKEKLGFWRERVIDIDIVDFSGEILKEENLEIPHYDLENRSFFLIPLQEICPGYVHPVTKSKIDDIIKGIKYDYDITVIGELKWR; encoded by the coding sequence ATGAGTCAGAAAAAAGTTATATTAAATTTGGGGTCAAATTTAGGTGACAAATCTTCAAATCTATCAAGAGCATTAAAGCACATATCAAAAATCTCCCAAGTTGAAAAAGTTTCAAGAGTTTATGCCTCAAAATCTATGTTGATGGATAATCAGGACAGGTATTTTAACGTCTCTGCAGTTGTATCTACTGCACTTTCCCCTTTTGATTTACTTGAAGCCCTGCAATCTGTTGAAAAAAGGATGGGGAAAGAGAAATTGGGATTTTGGAGAGAAAGGGTAATTGATATTGATATAGTAGATTTTAGTGGTGAAATATTAAAGGAAGAAAATTTGGAGATTCCTCATTATGATCTTGAAAATAGAAGCTTTTTTCTAATCCCATTACAAGAGATTTGCCCGGGTTATGTTCACCCGGTTACTAAAAGTAAAATTGATGATATAATTAAAGGTATTAAATATGATTATGATATTACGGTAATCGGAGAGTTAAAATGGCGATAA
- a CDS encoding cytidylate kinase-like family protein — protein MAIITISKEFGCAGDYVAERVAKKLNYKIINKEIIEYVSILTDTDREIVKDYDEERHSNFKATLSKYVDFSIFKDIFNLKDEELKYCRLKLDDDEGLFQENINQDLSFDSEKYQNTVEKIIHKLAQKDNVVIVGRGGQFILKGYPNAIHIRLYADKKSKIQWVSKREKIDEKTAEQKIQEIEKKRYNYIMHYYNEDVTDLNHYHLAINLSKSDIDEVSKMIVAMIKERFAV, from the coding sequence ATGGCGATAATTACAATTTCAAAAGAGTTTGGATGTGCAGGTGACTATGTTGCCGAAAGGGTTGCTAAAAAGCTGAATTATAAGATTATTAACAAAGAGATTATCGAATATGTTTCGATTCTTACCGATACTGACAGGGAAATAGTCAAGGACTATGATGAAGAGAGGCATTCAAATTTTAAGGCGACATTATCTAAATATGTCGATTTTTCAATATTTAAAGATATTTTTAATTTAAAAGATGAAGAATTGAAGTATTGCAGATTAAAACTTGACGATGATGAGGGGCTTTTTCAGGAAAATATAAACCAAGATCTATCTTTTGACAGCGAAAAATATCAAAACACTGTAGAAAAAATAATTCATAAATTAGCGCAGAAGGATAATGTGGTAATTGTAGGCAGGGGGGGACAGTTTATTCTCAAAGGCTACCCCAATGCAATTCATATAAGACTTTATGCAGATAAAAAATCAAAGATACAGTGGGTTTCAAAGAGAGAAAAAATTGACGAAAAGACTGCAGAGCAGAAAATTCAAGAGATTGAGAAGAAACGATATAATTATATTATGCATTATTACAATGAGGACGTGACAGATTTAAACCATTATCATTTGGCAATAAATCTTAGTAAATCGGATATAGATGAAGTGAGCAAAATGATAGTCGCCATGATAAAGGAAAGATTTGCTGTGTAG